Proteins from a genomic interval of Amphiura filiformis chromosome 9, Afil_fr2py, whole genome shotgun sequence:
- the LOC140160658 gene encoding nucleoside diphosphate kinase A1-like, whose protein sequence is MVFGRGVIASSCILLRRLCINNVKGHYGRGFSVSKVMAKKLNITERTFLMVKPDGVQRGLIGDIMKRFEQKGFKLVACKFQQATEDLLKEHYAELADKPFYPGLCAFMSSGPVLAMVWEGLGVVKTARQMMGETDPAKSLPGTIRGDFCINIGRNILHGSDSVETANREIALWFKGDKDLCEWTPSGYGYVYEGQ, encoded by the exons ATGGTATTCGGTAGGGGAGTGATTGCAAGTTCCTGCATACTCTTACGACGTCTGTGCATCAATAATGTCAAAGGCCATTATGGTCGAGGATTCTCAG TATCTAAAGTCATGGCGAAGAAACTGAATATCACCGAGCGTACTTTCCTGATGGTGAAACCTGATGGTGTACAACGAGGACTCATAGGTGATATTATGAAACGATTTGAGCAGAAAGGATTTAAACTTGTGGCATGCAAGTTTCAGCAG gcgacaGAAGATCTGCTAAAGGAGCACTATGCTGAGCTAGCTGACAAACCATTTTATCCTGGGTTATGTGCATTCATGTCTTCAGGCCCAGTCTTGGCCATG GTATGGGAAGGACTTGGTGTAGTCAAGACCGCCAGACAAATGATGGGAGAAACTGATCCT GCCAAATCATTACCAGGTACAATTCGTGGCGACTTCTGTATCAACATTGGCCGCAACATTCTACACGGATCCGACTCGGTGGAGACAGCCAACCGTGAGATTGCATTGTGGTTTAAGGGTGACAAGGACCTGTGCGAgtggacgccatccggatatggcTACGTCTACGAGGGACAGTGA